The nucleotide sequence GAACTGACTCTCCATTTAGAGAAACTTCAAACATTAAAGATGGAAGTAATATTATGGCAGACATGGCAACTCAATGTTTTGCAGGAAACGCTGCTCGTGGAATGTCAATGATAGCTCTTCATAATGGTGGAGGAGTAGGAATTGGAAAATCAATAAATGGTGGATTTGGAATGGTTCTTGATGGAAGTCATAGAGTTGATGAAATTCTTATGCAAGCTATGCCTTGGGATGTAATGGGTGGAGTTGCAAGAAGGGCTTGGGCTAGAAATATTCATTCTATCGAAACTGCAATTGAATACAATAAAGATAATAGAGGAACAGATCATATTACACTTCCTTATATTGCAAATGAAGAACTAATTAAAAAATTAGTTGATGAAAAGATAAAATAGGTATAGAATAAACCAAAATTACAGGGGTAAGAGACAGAAATATTTCTGCCTCTTATTCCATTATAGGAGGAGGATATATGAAAGCTGATTTAGTTATATATAATATAGGGACTTTGGTTACATCAAAGGAACTTGAAAAAAAATCTATAGGAGATATGGAAAATATAGAAGTTTTACACAATGCTTATTTAGCAGTTCGTGATGGAAAAATTTTAGATCTTGGGGAAGGAAATGCTCCTGAAACTTTAATAGAAGAAAGTACAAAATTAATAGATGCTAAGAAAAAAGTTGTAACTCCAGGGTTAGTAGATTCCCACACTCATTTAGTTCATTATGGATCTAGAGAAAATGAATTACCTCTTAAGATAAAAGGTGTTCCTTATTTGGAAATATTAAGACAAGGGGGAGGAATCTTAAGTACAGTAAGACATACCAGAGAAGCTACAGATGAGCAGTTATATAAAAAATCATTTGATGTTTTAGATAGAATGCTTGCCTTTGGTGTTACTACTGTTGAAAGTAAAAGTGGTTATGGATTAAATTTAGAAACAGAATTAAGACAGTTAGAAACTAGTAAAAGATTAAATGAAAATCATCCTATTGATGTCATTTCAACTTTTTTAGGAGCTCACGCAGTTCCTGAAGAATATAAGGAAAATCCAAAGGGATATATAGATGAAGTTATAAAAATGTTACCTATTGTAAAGGAGAAAAATTTAGCAGAATTTTGTGATATTTTCTGTGAGGATAGTGTTTTTAATGTTGAAGAAAGTAGACATATATTAAATGAAGCAAAAAAATGTGGATTTAAACTGAAAATCCATGCTGATGAAATAGTTTCTCTTGGGGGAGCTGAGTTAGCAGGAGAATTAGGAGCAATTTCCGCAGAACATTTAATGGCAGTTAGTGATCAAGGAATTAAGGATTTACATGTTAATAATGTAATAGCTAATATACTTCCAGCTACTTCATTTAATTTAGGAAAAGCTTACGCACCAGTTAGAAAAATGATAGATACAGGAGTTACAGTTGCTCTTTCTACAGATTATAATCCTGGATCTTGTCCATGTGAAAATATTCAACTTGTTATGAATATTGCTTCAGCTCAAATAAAAATGACTCCATTAGAAATATTTAAAGGGATAACAATAAACGGAGCAAAGGCAATAGGAAAAGAAGAATTTATAGGAAGTTTGGAAGTTGGTAAAAATGCAGACTTTGTGATTTTTGATGTGAAAAACTTAAATTATATATTCTATAATATTGGAATTAATCACGTGAAAGATGTGTATAAGCTAGGAGAGCAGGTTGTGAAGGATGGAAAAATTTTCTATGCTTAATTAATTTCAAAAAAGATACGTACTTAAGAATTTCTTTTTCTTTTAGGAAAAGAAATTCTTTTATTTATATGGTATAATTAGCTTAGAAGGGAAAAAACAGATAGGGTAGGTGAAAAATTTGTCAAAATATGTAATAGAGATGAATAACATAACTAAAATATTTGGAACTTTTAAAGCTAATGATGATATAACTTTAAAAGTAGAAAAGGGAGAAATTCATGCTCTTTTGGGAGAAAATGGAGCAGGAAAATCAACTCTTATGAGTGTTTTATTTGGTCTATATCAGCCAGAATATGGTGAAATAAAGATCAATGGTGAAAAGGTAAATATTAACAATCCAAATGATGCAAATAGACTGGGTATTGGAATGGTTCATCAACATTTTAAATTAGTTCATAATTTTACAGTTGTAGAAAATATAGTTTTAGGAATGGAGACTGTAAAAAATGGAAAATTAGAAATGGGAGAGGCTAAGAAAAAAATTATAGCTTTAAGTGAAAAATATAAGCTTCAAATAAATCCAGATGATCTTATTTCAGATATAACAGTTGGAATGCAGCAAAGAGTAGAAATTTTAAAGATGCTTTATAGAGATAATGATATACTTATATTCGATGAACCTACAGCAGTGTTAATGCCCCAAGAAATAGAAGAACTTATGAAAATTATGAAGCAACTTACAAGTGAAGGGAAATCCTTAATATTTATTACCCACAAACTAAACGAAATAAAAGAAGTGGCAGACAGATGTACTGTTCTTAGAAAGGGTAAATATATTGGGACAATAGATGTTTCTTCTACTACTAAGGAAGAAATGTCAGAAATGATGGTTGGAAGAAAGGTTGATTTTAATATTGAAAAAAAAGAAGTAACATTAGGTGAAACAGTGTTAAAGGTAGAAGACTTATCAATGAAATCAAGCCTTTCTGAAAAATTAGTTGTAAAAAATGTGAATTTTTCTGTTAAAAAAGGAGAAATTGTTTGTGTAGCAGGTGTTGACGGAAATGGTCAATCGGAACTTGTTTTTGGTCTTACTGGTTTACTTCCAATTAAAAATGGGAAGATATATTTAAAAGATATTGATATAACTCATAAAAGTATTAGAGAAAGATATCTTCATGGGTTATCTTATATACCAGAGGATAGACATAAACATGGTCTTGTTTTAGATTATACTTTACAAGAAAATTTAGCCCTTCAAAGTTATTATAAACCAGAGTTTCAAAGTCATGGTTTTTTAAATTTTAAAGGAATGAAAGATTACGCTGTTAAACTTATTGATAAATTTGATATTAGATCTAGCAGTAGAGAAAAATCTATAGTTAGAGGAATGTCTGGTGGAAATCAACAAAAGGCAATTATAGCTAGAGAATTAAGTAGAGAATTAGAACTTGTTATAGCTGTTCAACCAACGAGAGGTTTAGATGTTGGAGCCATAGAATTTGTACATAAACAATTGATAGAACAAAGGGATAATGGAAAAGCAGTTCTTTTAATTTCCATGGAACTTGATGAAATTATGAATGTAAGTGATAGGATACTTGTAATGCATGATGGGGAAATTGTAGCAAATAAAAATCCAAAGGAAACAACAATAAATGAATTAGGACTTTATATGGCAGGTTCTAAAAGAGAGGAGGATGTTAAATGAAAAAGTTAGTTAATTTTGCTTCTTCACTTCTTGCTGTTATTGCTGGTTTGGTTTTTGGATTAATAATTTTATTTATCACAAATTCACAAGATGCAATTGCAGGATTTCAAACTATTTTAGCAGGAGGACTTTCAAATGGTATATCAGGTGTGGGGCAGGTACTTTATCTTGCAACACCTATAATAATGACAGGTCTTTCAGTTGGTTTTGCTTTTAAAACAGGATTGTTTAATATAGGAGCTTCTGGTCAATTTACTTTAGGAGCCTTTGTTGCAGTTTATATTGGAATAAAGGGAAGCTTTTTAGGACCAGTTCACTGGGTAGTTGCTTTAATTGCTGCAGGGATAGCAGGTGCTATTTGGGGATTTATTCCAGGAATTTTAAAGGCAAGATTTAATGTAAATGAAGTTATTTCTTCTATAATGATGAATTATATAGGAATGTATTTTGTTAATATGTTAGTTTTTAGAAATATATATGATTCTGGAAGAAATCAATCTTTACCAGTTGCAAGCACAGCTTTAATACCTAAAGCTGGTCTTAATACTTTGTTTAGAGCAAGAAATTTAAATATAGGAATATTTATAGCTTTGTTATTTGTAATTCTTATGTATATATTATTAGAAAAGACAACCTTTGGTTATGAATTAAAGGCTTGTGGTCAGAATAAAGACGCAGCTAAATATGCTGGAATTAATTCAAAAAGAAATATTGCCCTTTCAATGACAATTGCAGGTGCTCTTGCAGGAATTGGTGGAGCTTTATTATATCTAGCAGGTAGTGGGAAATATTTACAAGTTGTAGATATAATTGCCCCAGAAGGTTTTAGTGGGATATCAGTTGCCCTACTTGGTCTTTCTAATCCAATTGGAATATTATTCTCTGGAATATTTATAGCTCATATTATAGTTGGCGGAAATTATTTACAACTTTATAATTATGTTCCTGAAGTTATTGATATGATAATTTCTGTAATTATATATTGTGGTGCATTTTCACTTTTATTTAGAGCTGTGTTAAAGAGACTAATTACAAGAAGAGAGGAGAAGAAATAAATTATGAGTATATTATATTTTTTAGTTCAACAAACAATGTTTTTTTCCATTCCTCTTTTAATAGTGGCTTTAGGGGGAATGTATTCAGAAAGAAGTGGTATTGTTAATATCGCACTAGAGGGAATAATGATAATGGGAGCTTTTGTAAGTGTATTCTTTATATCTTCTTATAATGATGCTATGAATCCACAATTATTATTAATATTAGCTGTTCTTGTGGCAGGACTTTCTGGAGGAGTATTTGCTCTTTTCCATGCTTTTGCTTCAATAAATTTAAAGGCAGATCAAGTAATAAGTGGTACTGCTCTTAATATGTTTGCTCCAGCCTTTGCTATATTTATAGCAAGAACTTTTGGTGGAACTCAGTATATTCAATTTGTGGATAAGTTTCATATAGTTAAGGTTCCAGTACTTGGAAGTATTCCTATAGTGGGAAGATTATTTTTTCAAAATGCCTATATAACTACATATATTGGTTTTTTAATATTTATAGTAGCTGCATTTGTAATTAAATATACTAGATTTGGTCTTAGACTTAGATCCTGCGGGGAACATCCTCAAGCAGCAGATTCTGTTGGTATAAATGTTTATAAAATAAGATATGCAGGTGTTTTTATTTCAGGAATATTAGCTGGAATAGGAGGAATAGCCTTTGTAATACCAACATCTACTAATTTTGATGCCTCTGTTGCAGGATATGGATTCTTAGCTTTAGCTGTTTTAATATTTGGTCAATGGAGAAGTAATAAAATATTTATAGCTGCATTTTTCTTTGGGATAATGAAAACAGTTTCAAGTACATATTCAGGAATACCTATATTAAAAGATTTACCTATTCCAAATGAAATATATAAAATGGCACCTTATATTGCTACTTTAGTTGTTTTAGTTTTCTTTTCTAAGAAATCTCAAGCACCAAGAGCAGAAGGTATACCATATGATAAAGGAAGCCGTTAATTACATTAAAAATATAAAGGGGGAATGTATGAAAAAAATCTTATGTTTTATGTCAATGATTTTAGCTGTTGTATTTGTAGGTTGTGGTGGAAAAGAAGAAGGTGGAGCTTCTAAAACAAAAGTTTATGAATATGCTCTAGTAACAGATGTTGGAACAATAGATGATAAATCATTTAATCAAGGAGCTTGGGAAGGTGTTCAAGCTTATACTAAAGAAAAACATTTACCAGCAAAATATTATAAGCCAATAGAAAAATCTGATGAAGCTTATATGACAAGTATGAGACTTGCTATAAAGGGTGGTGCAAAGGTTGTTGTTTGTCCAGGGTTCTTATTTGAAAATCCAGTTTGGAATTTACAACAAGAATATCCAGATGTTAAATTTATTATATTAGATGGTGCTCCTCATTCAGGAAACTATAAATATGATATTAAAGATAATACAGTTGCAGTTTTCTATGCTGACCAGCAAGCTGGTTTCTTAGCAGGATATGCAGCAGTTAAAGATGGATATAGAAATTTAGGATTTATGGGTGGAATTGCAGTTCCTCCAGTTGTAAACTTTGGTTATGGATATGTTCAAGGTGCAGATTACGCAGCTAAAGAATTAGGAATTGATGATGTTAAGATTAAATATACTTATTTAGGAAGTTTTGGACCTTCTCCTGAAAATATGGCAAAGGCAGCTTCTTGGTATAATGGAGATACTGATGTAATATTTGCTTGTGCAGGTGGAGCAGGAAACTCTGTAATGAAAGCTGCTGAAACAGCAGGAAAAGCAATGATCGGTGTTGACGTTGACCAATCAAGTGAATCTGAATCTGTAATAACTTCTTCAATGAAAAATTTAGGAAAATCTGTTCATGATATTCTTAATTTATATGAAAAAGGAGAATTCCCAGGTGGTCAAATGTTACGTTTAGGTGCTGAAAGTGGTAACGTAGGTCTTCCAATGGAAACTTCTAGATTTAAGAAATTTACTAAAGATGATTATGATATGATATATGATAAAATAGCTAATAATGAAATTGAAATTCAAACAAATTTAATTCCTGAAGTAACAGGTTTAAAAGTAGACAAAGTACAAGTTGAATTAGTTAAATAAAAAGATATTTATATATAAATAGAAATCTCCTTGGAATAATCCAAGGAGATTTTTTAGTACAACTTAGGGGTAATACTAAAGTTATTTAAATAGATTAATTGCAGTGATAATGATTGGCATTTGGAAAATATCAATTAGAAATGCCCCAGTAAGAGGAATTATTAAATAAGGATTTACAGTATATCCATATCTTCCACTAACTTCTCCCATGTTAATCATTGCATTTGTAGTAGCTCCAAGTCCAGATCCACACATTCCTGATACCATAACTGCAGCGTCATAATCACTACCCATAGCTCTAAACACAATAAATCTTGTATAAAGGAACATAAATGTAACTTGGCAAAGTAGAATTATAATCATAGGAACTGCTAAAGCTGCTAATTCCCAAAGTTTTAAAGAGATTAAAGCCATTGAAAGGAATATGTTTAGAGAAGTTTCTCCGATTATATTTATTAAATTTCTATCCATATCAAACCACTGATGTTTAATATTTAAGTTATTGAATATTATTGCACAAAACATTGCTCCAACATAAGAAGGTAAAGCTAAGTTAAAACTATGTTTTAAAAGATTACTAAGAGAAATCCCAACAGTCATAATAATAGCAAGCATTGATATATGTCTTAACATAGAATTAAGATTTATTTCTTTTTTATCAATATCTATTTTAAGTCCAACTTCATTTTCATTTACAACATCTTTAGGTTTTAATTTATATTTTTTTATTAAACTAATTGCTAAAGGTGCTCCAAGTAATCCACCAGCTACAAGTCCAAAAGTAGCGGAAGAAAGGGCCATTGTAAGAGATCCGGTAACTCCTAAACCTTCAACTGTTTGTCCAAAAGCTCCAGCTGCTCCGTGCCCTCCAGACATTGAAACAGATCCTGCAAGAACTCCAAGAAGAGGATTAATTCCAGTAAACTTAGCAACAGATACACCAATAACTGTTTGCATAAGAGTCATGAATCCACTTAAAAGCCAAAAGAAGATTAGAAGTTTTCCACCTTTTTTAAGACCATCAATTGAAGATCCTAAACCAATAGTGGTGAAGAAAACTACCATAAATGGTGTTTGGAAAGCATTGTTATATTGGATGCTTCCAATATGTGTAGTTCTTATAAGTAAATGAAATATTGCAAATAAAAGTCCACCTAAAACAGCAGCGGGCACTCCAAATCTGTGTAAAAAGTTAAGTTTCTTCTTTAAAACTTTTCCAACGTAAAGTGATATAAGCCCAATGGCAACAGTTCCAACCATGTCGAAATTAAAAAGTATTCCCAGGTCATTAAAGCTAAAATTCATATTTTTCCTCCTCTAAACTTAAATTATTTATTTTTTGGAATTTAACATCATATTGTATATTAAAACCCCAACTAATTTAGCAGTTCTCATGTCTATATCATAATTCGGATTAACTTCAGCAAAGTCAACACATACAACTTTTTTAGTTTCTAGAATTTCTTGAAAAATTCTTTGTCCCTTTCTAGGGTCAAGTCCTAAAATAGTTGGAGCAGAAACTCCAGGTGCATAAACTGCGTCAAACACATCCATACAGAAAGTGATATAGATTATATCCACACTATCACAATATTCTTTTAATTTTTTAATTATAATTTCTTCTTTTTCTTCTTCATCTAAAATTAAAGAATTATATTTTTTAGCTGTTTCAATTAAACGTTTTGTATTTCCTTGTTTTTTGAATCCAATAATTGAATATTTAGCATTTTTGTCAGAATCTAATATTTGTTTAAATGAAGTTCCAGAGCTAACTCCATCTTCGTAAGGCCTCATATCTAAATGAGTATCAAAATTAATTATTCCAAGTTTTTTATCAGGATAAGCTTTTCTTATTCCCATGTAAGAACCATAAGCTATATCGTGTCCTCCACCTAGTCCAATTGGAAAATTCTTTTTATTTATAACATCAGCTATTTTGTTAGAATATTCCTCTTGTGCCTCTTCTAATTTTCTATTAGAAAGATTATAATAATCATAAATTTCTAAATCATCAATTTTTGGAAAAGATTGCATAGCTTTTCTAATGGAATCAGATCCACCTTCAGCACCAGGTCTTCCTAAATTTCTTTTAACTCCGTCATCTGTATCATATCCTACAAAACAATAACCAGAGTTTTCTTTCATATCTTTAGCATCTTTTATTATTTGCCAAAGTCTTAAATCCATTTCTTCGTTACTATCGAATCTTCCATTCCATAATGTATTCATAATGTCCTCCCCCATTTATTTTAAATTTCTACATATCCATAAAATAATTTTGCTTTTTCAGATTTAAAATTAATTTCTTCTTCATCAAAAATAGCAATTTCTCCAGTTTTTAAAATAGAATCATTAATTAAAATTTCACCAGATATGGCGTAAATAAAAGAGATTCTATTTTTAAAGCTTAGATTATGTATTTCATTATTAGCAATTTCTTTAAAATAAAAATCTCCAATGCCCTTATTGTTTATAATTAAATTAAAATCAGTGACCTTTCCCTTAGAATTAGTTGTCCAGTCTCCAGAAAAATGATCAATATCATAAGGATTTAATATAATATGATGATGATCCAGATGATTTAATTCCATTTTCCCTTTAAGTACTGAGATAACCCTATTCATGTTATCAAATTTTGTAAATATACTTTCCTCTAGCTCAGTAGTAGCAGTACTTATTCTGAATTTAAAGTCTCTTTTTTTAAAGTCGCAATTTTCAGGATAAATATATAGTTGTTTAGTTATACCACCGCTCCATTTGCTAATTATTCCTTGGTTTTCAGATAATATTTTAAGCATATAACCACCCTTTCTATAAAATTTATATTGTATATAGATTTTTCAGCTTTCTAAGTAACACCGTGTTACTAAGATAATTTATGATAGCATTTTATTTTTAAAAAAACAAGAGAAATTTGTAGAAAAAGAGGATTTATCATATAAAAAATAAATGGTATGTATTAATAGGAAACATGTTTTGCTTATTTTCTGATTTATGCTATAATTATAACAAACAAAGTTTATAATAAGAAAAACATTCGAGGGGTAATGTATGGATTTTGAAAGAGTTAAAAATGAAGAACAAAGAAGAATAAGGGTGCAGCAGATAAAGGATGCTGCTATAAAAATATTCGATAAACGAAAATATTTGGATATTACCCTTGCAGAAATAGCTAAAGAAACTAAATTCACAAGAGGAAATTTATATAAATATGTTTCTTCTAAGGAAGAGATTTATTTGCTGGTTTTAGTTGATGAATTTAGAAAACTTTTAGAAAATTTAAAAGCAAATATTGATCGTAAATTTTCAAAAGAAGTTGATAAATTTTCAGATATAATGGCAGAAACAATTAATGCTCATGTGAGGTTTTTAAAGTTGTATTCTATTTTATATACAGTACTTGAAAAGAATGCATCTGAAGAAAAGCTCATAGAATTTAAGGAAAATTTTAGTAGTTGTATGGATGAATTATTTTCCATTATTAAATTAGCTTTTCCAGAGTTAACTATAAAACAAATAAGGAAATTTATGGAAGTTTTAGGATGCTTTATAATTGGATTTTATCCTCTAGCTAATCCAGATCCTATCCAAAAGGAGGCTTTTATAAAGTCATCCACTGGATATTATCCTTCAAAATTTGTACAAACTTTAAAAGAACAGATAATTTTTAATCTGAAAAATGTAACATATTCAGATGGAAAAATATTCTCTATTCCTTATAGATTAGTTTAGATATCAAACACTTTCTTTAATTTTGAAATTAAAGAGGGTGTTTTTTTATTCAAGGTATATATATAAAAAAAATAAAAAAAAGAGTTGCTATTTAAAAATTATATGATATAATACTTAAAAAATTTATCAGAAAATCCAATTCATGGGGTATACTTAAACCATGTGGGTGTAAAAATTTTAATATTGAGGAGGCTACAAAATGAAAATTGACTTAAATTGTGATTTAGGAGAAAGTTTTGGAGTGTACAAAATTGGTATGGATGAAGAAGTTTTAAAATATATTTCTTCTGCCAATGTTGCTTGCGGATGGCATGCTGGGGATTCAGTTGTTATGGGGAAAACAGTTGAGTTAGCAAAAAAGAATAATGTTGCAGTTGGAGCTCATCCAGGATTTCCTGATTTAGTAGGTTTTGGTAGGAGAACTTTAAATGTCTCACCAAAGGAATTAAAATCTTATGTTAAATATCAAGTAGGGGCGTTACTTGCATTTAGTAAAAGTGAAGGATTAAAAATGCAACATGTTAAACCTCATGGAGCTATGTATAATATGGCTGCAAAGGATTATGATCTTGCTTTAGCTATAGCGGAAGCTATAAAAGAAGTTGATGATAGTTTAATCTTAATGGGGCTAGCAAATAGTGAAATGATAAGAGCAGGAAAAGATGTGGGGATTAAAGTTGCAAATGAAGTATTTGCAGATAGAGCCTATAATGATGATGGAACTCTTGTTTCAAGAGCATTAGAAGGTGCAGTAATTCATGATAAAGATTTAGCTATATCAAGAGTTATTAGAATGGTAAAAGAAGGAAAAGTTGAAAGTATTAATGGAAAAGATATTGATTTAGTACCACAATCTATATGTATCCATGGGGATAATCCAGAAGCTTTGGAATTTGCTAAAAATATAAGAGAAGCACTTGTGAAAGAAGGAATTGAAATATCATCTTTATAAAATAATGGGGGGATACAAATGACGAAAACTAACACAGCTAAAATAGATGCAACGAAGGATAAAAAAAATAAAGGAGCAATAATAGGAGCAGCATTTATTATGGCTACTTCAGCGGTAGGACCAGGATTTTTAACTCAAACAGCGGTATTTACAGAGAGATTTAATTCTAATTTTGCCTTTGCAATATTAATGGTTACAATAGCTACTATAATTGTTCAGTTAAATATATGGAGAGTTATTTGTGTTTCAGGAATGAGAGGGCAAGATATTGCAAATAAAGTATTTCCAGGACTTGGATATTTTGTAGCCTTTTTAGTTGCTCTTGGAGGACTTGCTTTCAATATAGGAAATATAGGTGGAGCAGCTCTAGGATTAAATGTATTATTTGGAATGAATACGACAGTTGGAGTGTTATTAGCAGGAGCTTTAGGAGCTTTTGTATTCTTACAAAAAGATATGGGAAATATAATGGATAGACTTACAAAAGTTTTAGGAGCTATGATGATAGTTGTTATGACTTATGTTGCAATATCTTCTAATCCACCAGTTGGAAGAGCATTACATGATGCTATCTTACCAGAAAGTTACGGAGCATTAAGCTTTTCTGTAATAACTTTACTTGGAGGAACAATTGGAGGATATATTACTTTTGCAGGAGCTCATAGACTTGTTGATGCTAATACAAAAGGTATTGAGAATTTAGATAAAATTAATCAAAGTTCTATCTTAGGAGTATCAGTTGCAGCAATAATCAGAGTTATGCTGTTCTTAGCAGTTCTTGGTGTTGTTTCAACAGGATTTAAATTAGATCCATCTAATCCACCTGCATCAGCATTTAGAGCAGGAGCAGGAATAGTTGG is from Fusobacterium sp. JB019 and encodes:
- a CDS encoding divalent metal cation transporter, giving the protein MTKTNTAKIDATKDKKNKGAIIGAAFIMATSAVGPGFLTQTAVFTERFNSNFAFAILMVTIATIIVQLNIWRVICVSGMRGQDIANKVFPGLGYFVAFLVALGGLAFNIGNIGGAALGLNVLFGMNTTVGVLLAGALGAFVFLQKDMGNIMDRLTKVLGAMMIVVMTYVAISSNPPVGRALHDAILPESYGALSFSVITLLGGTIGGYITFAGAHRLVDANTKGIENLDKINQSSILGVSVAAIIRVMLFLAVLGVVSTGFKLDPSNPPASAFRAGAGIVGYKIFGLVIFSAALTSIVGAAYTSVSFLKTLSKTVMENENKFIIGFIAFSTVVMAFIGKPVVLLILAGSLNGLILPLTLGIVLLGSRKEEIVGKYKHSKLLTVLGWIVVVASGYAGMLSLQNIMKIFN